One genomic segment of Streptomyces sp. RerS4 includes these proteins:
- the argF gene encoding ornithine carbamoyltransferase produces MASDLYGRSFLKELDFTAAEFRGLIELAAELKAARKAGTERPRLQGRNIALIFEKTSTRTRCAFEVAAADQGARTVYLDPAGSQMGHKESIKDTARVLGRMFDGIEYRGDSQEAVEELAAYSGVPVFNGLTDDWHPTQMLADVLTMTEHCAKPLERVAFAYLGDARFNMGNSYLVTGALLGMDVRIVAPKAYWPADEVVEKARELAAVSGARVTLTEEVAEGVAQADFVATDVWVSMGEPKEVWDERIAALAPYAVTMDVLRATGNPDVKFLHCLPAYHDLGTKVAREVHERHGLDSLEVTDEVFESAHSVVFDEAENRLHTIKAVLVALLAKP; encoded by the coding sequence ATGGCCAGCGACCTCTACGGCCGCAGTTTCCTCAAGGAGCTCGACTTCACCGCCGCCGAGTTCCGCGGCCTGATCGAGCTCGCCGCCGAACTCAAGGCCGCCAGGAAGGCCGGCACGGAGCGGCCCCGCCTCCAGGGCCGGAACATCGCGCTGATCTTCGAGAAGACCTCCACGCGCACCCGCTGCGCCTTCGAGGTCGCCGCCGCCGACCAGGGCGCCCGTACCGTCTACCTCGACCCCGCCGGCTCCCAGATGGGCCACAAGGAGTCGATCAAGGACACGGCGCGGGTGCTGGGCCGGATGTTCGACGGGATCGAGTACCGGGGCGACAGCCAGGAAGCGGTCGAGGAGCTCGCCGCGTACTCCGGCGTGCCCGTCTTCAACGGCCTCACCGACGACTGGCACCCCACCCAGATGCTCGCCGACGTGCTCACCATGACCGAGCACTGCGCCAAGCCGCTGGAGCGCGTGGCCTTCGCCTACCTGGGCGACGCCCGCTTCAACATGGGCAACTCCTACCTGGTGACCGGCGCCCTGCTGGGCATGGACGTACGGATCGTGGCGCCGAAGGCCTACTGGCCGGCCGACGAGGTCGTGGAGAAGGCCCGTGAGCTGGCCGCCGTCAGCGGGGCCCGCGTCACCCTGACCGAGGAGGTCGCGGAGGGCGTGGCGCAGGCCGACTTCGTGGCCACCGACGTGTGGGTGTCCATGGGCGAGCCGAAGGAGGTCTGGGACGAGCGGATCGCGGCCCTGGCCCCGTATGCCGTCACCATGGACGTGCTGCGCGCCACCGGGAACCCGGACGTGAAGTTCCTGCACTGCCTGCCCGCGTACCACGACCTGGGCACGAAGGTGGCCCGGGAGGTGCACGAGCGGCACGGGCTGGACTCGCTGGAGGTCACCGACGAGGTGTTCGAGTCCGCGCACTCGGTCGTCTTCGACGAGGCCGAGAACCGGCTGCACACGATCAAGGCCGTCCTCGTCGCGCTCCTCGCGAAGCCGTAG
- a CDS encoding ATP-binding protein: MARALVRTALTETDPSADRDTAELLTAELVANAVEHTAGGASIELVVALPADGGGCQVEVHDGDPRPPGDLTARADATHPDPWQEHGRGLLLVRTLSSACGHRRTEHGKAVWFTLRARA; the protein is encoded by the coding sequence ATGGCCCGCGCCCTGGTGCGCACCGCCCTCACCGAGACCGATCCGTCGGCCGACCGCGACACGGCGGAGCTGCTGACCGCCGAGCTGGTGGCCAACGCCGTCGAGCACACCGCGGGCGGGGCGTCGATCGAGCTGGTCGTGGCGCTGCCGGCGGACGGCGGCGGCTGCCAGGTCGAGGTCCACGACGGCGATCCCCGGCCGCCCGGCGACCTGACCGCCCGCGCCGACGCGACCCACCCCGACCCCTGGCAGGAGCACGGGCGCGGCCTGCTGCTCGTCCGGACCCTGAGCTCCGCCTGCGGTCACCGCCGCACCGAGCACGGCAAGGCCGTCTGGTTCACCCTGCGGGCCCGCGCGTGA
- a CDS encoding enoyl-CoA hydratase family protein produces the protein MSPFTGSTPATERWRHLRVTRQDGVATVTLDRPEKLNALTFGAYADLRDLLAELSRERSVHALVLAGEGRGFCSGGDVDEIIGATLAMDTAELLDFNRMTGQVVRAVRECPFPVIAAVHGVAAGAGAVLALAADFRIADPTARFAFLFTRVGLSGGDMGAAYLLPRVVGLGHATRLLMLGEPVRAAEAERIGLLSELVEEGKADVRAAELAARLAAGPTLAHAQTKALLTAELDMPLAASVELDANTQALLMHGQDYAEFHAAFTGKRPPEWKGR, from the coding sequence GTGAGCCCCTTCACCGGTTCCACACCAGCGACCGAACGGTGGCGCCACCTGCGGGTGACCCGGCAGGACGGCGTCGCCACCGTCACCCTCGACCGTCCCGAGAAGCTGAACGCGCTCACCTTCGGCGCCTACGCCGACCTGCGCGATCTGCTCGCCGAACTGTCCCGTGAGCGTTCCGTGCACGCGCTCGTCCTGGCCGGAGAGGGGCGCGGCTTCTGCTCCGGCGGGGACGTGGACGAGATCATCGGCGCCACCCTCGCCATGGACACCGCCGAACTGCTCGACTTCAACCGGATGACCGGCCAGGTGGTGCGCGCCGTCCGCGAATGCCCCTTCCCCGTGATCGCCGCCGTCCACGGGGTGGCCGCCGGCGCCGGCGCCGTCCTCGCTCTCGCCGCCGACTTCCGCATCGCCGACCCCACCGCCCGGTTCGCCTTCCTCTTCACTCGGGTCGGCCTCTCGGGCGGCGACATGGGCGCCGCCTACCTGCTGCCCAGGGTCGTCGGCCTCGGCCACGCGACCCGGCTGCTGATGCTCGGAGAACCCGTACGCGCCGCCGAGGCCGAGCGCATCGGACTGCTGAGCGAGCTCGTCGAGGAGGGCAAGGCCGACGTCCGGGCCGCCGAGCTGGCCGCCCGGCTCGCCGCCGGACCCACCCTCGCCCACGCCCAGACCAAGGCCCTGCTGACGGCCGAGCTCGACATGCCGCTGGCCGCGTCCGTGGAGCTGGACGCCAACACCCAGGCCCTGCTGATGCACGGCCAGGACTACGCGGAGTTCCACGCCGCCTTCACCGGGAAGCGGCCGCCGGAGTGGAAGGGCAGGTAG
- a CDS encoding bifunctional salicylyl-CoA 5-hydroxylase/oxidoreductase, producing MSVRAMRVAVVGGGPGGLYAAALLARQGHTVEVWERGAPDDTFGFGVVLSDETLGGIERADAAVHTALGAEFVRWDDVEIVHRGRLLTSGGHGFAALGRRRLLEILHERCAGLGVRLRFHTEAPDAWALARTYDLVVAADGVHSRTRESGAAHFRPSIVPGRCRYIWLAADFALDAFRFEIAETDHGVMQLHGYPYSADSSTVIVEMREEVWRAAAFDLCDEEESAARCAKIFGEALRGRPLRGNRSAWTRFRTVVNERWSHGNVVLVGDAAHTAHFSIGSGTKLAVEDALALADAMAACEEVPEALAAYEEARRPAVASTQRAAAASMRWFEEIEVYVDQPARQFAFNLLTRSRRVTHENLRLRDARFTRAVERDFGRGDAEGEFGTGTGERVPPMFTPFTLRGLTLRNRVVVSPMDMYSAQDGLPGDFHLVHLGGRALGGAGLVMTEMVCVSPEGRITPGCTGLWTAEQASAWKRIVDFVHTSAPGAALGVQLGHSGRKGSTRVMWEGMDEPLPEGNWSVSAASPLPYRPGVSAVPRALTAADLDAIRSDFAAAAVRAADCGFDLLELHCAHGYLLSGFLSPLTNHRDDAYGGPLENRLRFPMEVFDAVRAVWPQERPMTVRLSATDWAPGGTTPEDAVRIAAAFAEHGADAVDVSTGQVVPDEAPEYGRSYQTPFADQIRNTLGVPVIAVGAISSWDDVNSLLLAGRADLCALGRPHLYDPHWTLHAAADQEYAGPAAPWPAPYRAGSRKPPTGRG from the coding sequence ATGTCCGTTCGCGCGATGCGGGTGGCCGTCGTGGGCGGGGGACCGGGGGGACTGTACGCCGCCGCGCTGCTGGCCCGGCAGGGGCACACCGTCGAGGTGTGGGAACGCGGCGCCCCCGACGACACCTTCGGCTTCGGCGTCGTGCTCTCCGACGAGACCCTCGGCGGCATCGAGCGGGCCGACGCCGCCGTCCACACCGCCCTCGGCGCCGAGTTCGTCCGCTGGGACGACGTGGAGATCGTCCACCGGGGCCGGCTGCTGACCTCCGGCGGCCACGGTTTCGCCGCCCTCGGCCGCCGCAGGCTCCTGGAGATCCTGCACGAGCGCTGCGCCGGCCTCGGGGTCCGGCTCCGCTTCCACACCGAGGCCCCCGACGCGTGGGCGCTCGCGCGCACGTACGACCTGGTGGTCGCGGCCGACGGAGTGCACAGCCGCACCCGCGAGAGCGGCGCCGCCCACTTCCGGCCCAGCATCGTCCCCGGGCGCTGCCGCTACATCTGGCTGGCCGCCGACTTCGCCCTCGACGCGTTCCGCTTCGAGATCGCGGAGACCGACCACGGCGTGATGCAGCTGCACGGCTACCCGTACTCCGCCGACTCCTCGACCGTCATCGTCGAGATGCGCGAGGAGGTGTGGCGGGCGGCGGCCTTCGACCTGTGCGACGAGGAGGAGTCCGCGGCCCGCTGCGCCAAGATCTTCGGCGAGGCGCTGCGCGGACGTCCGCTGCGCGGGAACCGCTCGGCCTGGACCCGGTTCCGCACCGTCGTCAACGAGCGCTGGTCCCACGGCAACGTCGTCCTGGTCGGCGACGCCGCCCACACGGCCCACTTCTCCATCGGCTCCGGCACGAAACTCGCCGTGGAGGACGCCCTCGCCCTGGCGGACGCGATGGCCGCCTGCGAGGAGGTCCCCGAGGCGCTGGCGGCGTACGAGGAGGCGCGCCGGCCCGCCGTCGCCAGTACGCAGCGGGCGGCGGCGGCCAGCATGCGGTGGTTCGAGGAGATCGAGGTCTACGTCGACCAGCCGGCCCGACAGTTCGCCTTCAACCTGCTGACCCGCAGCCGGCGCGTGACCCACGAGAACCTGCGGCTGCGCGACGCCCGCTTCACCCGGGCGGTGGAACGCGACTTCGGCCGCGGGGACGCGGAGGGGGAGTTCGGGACGGGGACCGGGGAGCGCGTGCCGCCGATGTTCACGCCGTTCACCCTTCGCGGGCTGACACTGCGCAACCGGGTCGTGGTCTCGCCGATGGACATGTACTCGGCGCAGGACGGCCTGCCCGGCGACTTCCACCTCGTCCACCTGGGCGGACGCGCCCTCGGCGGCGCCGGGCTGGTCATGACGGAGATGGTCTGCGTCAGCCCCGAAGGCCGCATCACCCCCGGCTGCACCGGTCTGTGGACGGCGGAGCAGGCGAGCGCCTGGAAACGGATCGTCGACTTCGTCCACACCTCCGCGCCCGGCGCGGCCCTCGGCGTACAGCTCGGGCACTCCGGGCGTAAAGGTTCGACCCGCGTCATGTGGGAGGGCATGGACGAACCGCTGCCGGAAGGCAACTGGAGCGTGTCCGCAGCCTCCCCGCTGCCCTACAGGCCGGGCGTGTCCGCCGTGCCGCGCGCCCTGACGGCCGCGGACCTCGACGCCATCCGCTCCGACTTCGCGGCGGCCGCCGTCCGGGCCGCCGACTGCGGCTTCGACCTCCTCGAACTGCACTGCGCCCACGGCTACCTGCTGTCCGGCTTCCTGTCCCCGCTCACCAACCACCGCGACGACGCCTACGGCGGCCCGCTGGAGAACCGGCTGCGCTTCCCAATGGAGGTCTTCGACGCCGTCCGCGCGGTGTGGCCGCAGGAGCGTCCGATGACCGTCCGACTCTCCGCGACCGACTGGGCGCCCGGCGGCACCACGCCCGAGGACGCCGTGCGGATCGCCGCCGCCTTCGCCGAGCACGGCGCGGACGCCGTCGACGTCTCGACGGGGCAGGTCGTCCCGGACGAAGCGCCGGAGTACGGGCGCTCGTACCAGACCCCCTTCGCCGACCAGATCCGCAACACGCTCGGCGTTCCCGTGATCGCCGTCGGCGCGATCTCGTCCTGGGACGACGTCAACTCGCTGCTGCTGGCGGGCCGCGCGGACCTGTGCGCGCTCGGCCGGCCGCACCTGTACGACCCGCACTGGACGCTGCACGCCGCCGCCGACCAGGAGTACGCGGGCCCGGCCGCGCCGTGGCCCGCTCCGTACCGGGCCGGCAGCCGCAAGCCGCCGACGGGGCGGGGGTAG
- a CDS encoding GNAT family N-acetyltransferase — MTWTFSTDLAAYLAAARPALAARPVLDTSLLTVTDALERRGPAAYGPAAPLFGWWSAPDGSVAGALLHTPPFPLLLGVVPDEAVPALAAALAGEPLLAGVDAVNARRADARRLAAALGGPSRVVEENRLFRLTALAAPDPAPRGRARPATEADLPLLLEWNEAYDAEIGSPGAGSEAGLRDRISYGGALLWEHAGTPRALAAFSRPIGSTSRVQQVYTPPSERRRGYAAGVTHAASLAAYAAGAAEVLLFTDLANPTSNGVYRRLGFTPIEDRVQLALDG; from the coding sequence ATGACCTGGACCTTCAGCACTGATCTGGCGGCCTATCTCGCCGCCGCGCGCCCCGCCCTGGCCGCCCGGCCCGTCCTCGACACCTCCCTCCTGACCGTCACCGACGCCCTGGAGCGGCGGGGCCCCGCCGCCTACGGCCCCGCAGCCCCGCTCTTCGGCTGGTGGAGCGCCCCGGACGGCTCCGTCGCCGGAGCATTGCTGCACACTCCGCCCTTCCCGCTGCTGCTCGGCGTGGTGCCCGACGAGGCGGTCCCGGCGCTGGCGGCCGCCCTCGCCGGCGAACCGCTGCTCGCCGGGGTCGACGCGGTCAACGCCCGCCGCGCGGACGCGCGGCGCCTGGCGGCCGCCCTGGGCGGCCCGTCCCGGGTGGTCGAGGAGAACCGGCTGTTCCGGCTCACCGCCCTGGCCGCGCCGGACCCCGCCCCACGCGGGCGGGCGCGCCCCGCCACCGAGGCCGACCTCCCCCTGCTGCTGGAGTGGAACGAGGCCTACGACGCCGAGATCGGCTCGCCCGGCGCCGGCTCCGAGGCCGGCCTGCGCGACCGGATCTCGTACGGCGGCGCCCTGCTCTGGGAGCACGCCGGGACCCCGAGGGCCCTGGCCGCCTTCTCCCGCCCGATCGGGTCGACCTCCCGCGTTCAGCAGGTCTACACCCCGCCCTCGGAGCGCCGTCGGGGCTACGCCGCCGGGGTCACGCACGCCGCGAGCCTGGCGGCGTACGCGGCCGGGGCGGCCGAGGTGCTGCTCTTCACCGACCTGGCCAACCCCACCAGCAACGGCGTCTACCGCCGCCTCGGCTTCACCCCGATCGAGGACCGCGTCCAGCTCGCTCTGGACGGCTGA
- a CDS encoding PaaX family transcriptional regulator C-terminal domain-containing protein, translating into MVEQHTPRSLIVTFYGAYGRAFEGPVPVSALVRLLGAAGVDAPSVRSSVSRLKRRGFLLPAKAADRSAAYALSDEARQLLDDGDRRIYGTTPVSQEWLVAVFSVPEQERHKRHLLRSRLARLGFGAVAPGVWIAPAQVAEETGHTLERLHLTAYVELFRGAHLGFAPTAEAVARWWDLTALAKQHEEFLDRHEPVLRALQSGPEPTPAAAYRDYLQALDTWRRLPYADPGLPRDLLPSDWPGDRAAAVFTELHTRLHAIGARFVNP; encoded by the coding sequence GTGGTCGAGCAGCACACTCCGCGATCCCTGATCGTCACGTTCTACGGCGCCTACGGGCGGGCCTTCGAGGGGCCCGTGCCGGTGTCCGCGTTGGTCCGCCTGCTGGGCGCGGCCGGCGTCGACGCGCCCTCCGTCCGCTCCTCGGTGTCCCGGCTGAAGCGGCGCGGCTTCCTGCTGCCCGCCAAGGCGGCGGACCGCTCGGCGGCCTACGCGCTCTCCGACGAGGCGCGGCAACTGCTGGACGACGGCGACCGGCGGATCTACGGAACCACCCCCGTGTCGCAGGAGTGGCTCGTCGCCGTCTTCTCCGTCCCCGAGCAGGAGCGCCACAAGCGGCACCTGCTGCGCTCGCGCCTGGCCCGGCTGGGCTTCGGAGCGGTGGCCCCGGGGGTGTGGATCGCCCCGGCCCAGGTGGCCGAGGAGACCGGACACACCCTGGAGCGGCTGCACCTCACCGCCTACGTCGAACTCTTCCGCGGCGCCCACCTCGGCTTCGCCCCCACCGCCGAGGCGGTGGCCCGCTGGTGGGACCTGACCGCGCTGGCCAAGCAGCACGAGGAGTTCCTCGACCGGCACGAACCGGTGCTGCGCGCCCTCCAGTCGGGCCCCGAGCCCACCCCCGCGGCCGCCTACCGGGACTACCTCCAGGCCCTGGACACCTGGCGCCGGCTGCCCTACGCCGACCCGGGCCTGCCCCGTGACCTGCTGCCCTCGGACTGGCCCGGCGACCGCGCGGCCGCGGTGTTCACCGAACTCCACACCCGACTGCACGCCATCGGCGCCCGCTTCGTGAACCCCTGA